One window of the Pseudomonas knackmussii B13 genome contains the following:
- a CDS encoding LysR substrate-binding domain-containing protein, producing the protein MNRSDLRRLDMNLLVMFEALMIERNLTRAGEKLFVTQSTVSAALGRLRDLFDDPLLVRTGRGMEPTSRALQIFDELRPAMDVISAAVSRAKAFEPQSSCNVFRLGLSDDAEFGLFPALLAALQAEAPNIVVVVRRANYLLMPSLLSSGEITVGVSYTTDLPANAKRRKLRDIGVKVLRGDSRPGPLSLDEYCARPHVMVSFSGDLSGAIDLDLERIDRRRRVVLAVPQFGSLRALLRNTEMIATVPDYAACILADDGSLRAEDAPFEVRPAELSMVWGAAQDSDPAERWLRERIAKFMSTEA; encoded by the coding sequence ATGAACCGAAGCGACCTGCGACGCCTGGACATGAACCTGCTGGTGATGTTCGAGGCGCTGATGATCGAGCGCAATCTCACCCGGGCCGGTGAAAAGCTCTTCGTCACCCAGTCCACCGTCAGCGCCGCGCTGGGTCGGCTGCGTGATCTCTTCGACGACCCGTTGCTGGTGCGCACCGGGCGCGGCATGGAGCCGACGAGCCGGGCCTTGCAGATCTTCGACGAGCTGCGTCCGGCGATGGACGTGATCTCCGCGGCGGTCAGCCGGGCCAAGGCCTTCGAGCCGCAGAGCAGTTGCAACGTGTTCCGCCTGGGCCTGTCGGACGACGCCGAGTTCGGCCTGTTCCCGGCGCTGCTTGCCGCCTTGCAGGCCGAGGCGCCGAACATCGTCGTGGTGGTGCGCCGGGCGAACTACCTGCTGATGCCGTCGCTGCTGTCTTCCGGCGAGATCACCGTGGGCGTCAGCTACACCACCGACCTGCCGGCCAACGCCAAGCGCCGCAAGCTGCGCGACATCGGCGTGAAGGTGCTGCGTGGCGATTCGCGGCCGGGGCCGCTGAGCCTCGACGAATACTGCGCGCGGCCGCACGTGATGGTGTCCTTCTCCGGCGACCTGAGCGGCGCCATCGACCTCGACCTGGAGCGTATCGACCGCCGCCGCCGGGTAGTGCTCGCGGTGCCGCAGTTCGGCAGCCTGCGGGCGCTGCTGCGCAATACCGAGATGATCGCCACGGTGCCGGACTACGCCGCCTGCATCCTCGCCGACGACGGCAGCCTGCGCGCCGAGGACGCGCCTTTCGAGGTGCGCCCGGCGGAGCTGTCGATGGTCTGGGGCGCCGCCCAGGACAGCGACCCCGCCGAGCGCTGGCTGCGCGAGCGCATCGCGAAGTTCATGAGCACCGAGGCCTAA
- a CDS encoding FadD3 family acyl-CoA ligase, producing the protein MTPVSERARSIPAALARSARRHPGHIAVDEGDLRLSYAELEHQSRRVGRALLALGLKPGERVAIWAPNGHRWLLAALGGLMAGAVLVPLSTRLKAAEAADILRRSGARVLFSVGEFLGSYYPELLDGQVLVDLAQTVVIEEARDGDASWENLLAGAEAVPDAALDARIDALDENSLSDLMFTSGTTGYPKGVLCAHGQNLRLFDNWSEIVGLGADDRYLIVNPFFHAFGFKAGWLAALIRGATILPQRTFEAETVLRRIEHDRVTFLPGPPALYSAMLEHPRRADFDLSSLRVAVTGAASVPPVLVQRMGSELGFASVLTAYGLTETCGLATLCRPGDDAQTVASTCGRPLEGIEVRCVDAEGRTVPSGQAGEVLIRGFNLMRGYFNDAEATAEAIDAEGWLHTGDVGVLDERGYLRITDRLKDMFIVGGFNCYPAEVERLLMEHPGVAQAAVIGIPDERQGEVGKAFVIPRPGASLDAESLIAWSRERMANYKVPRCVELVDSLPLNASGKVTKALLRERAAAPGV; encoded by the coding sequence ATGACGCCGGTCAGCGAGCGGGCGCGGAGCATCCCCGCCGCCCTGGCGCGCAGCGCGCGCCGGCACCCCGGGCACATCGCCGTCGACGAGGGCGACCTGCGCCTGAGCTATGCCGAGCTGGAGCACCAGTCCCGGCGGGTCGGCCGGGCGCTGCTGGCGCTCGGCCTGAAGCCGGGCGAACGGGTCGCCATCTGGGCGCCTAACGGCCACCGCTGGCTGCTCGCCGCCCTCGGCGGGCTGATGGCCGGCGCGGTGCTGGTGCCGCTGAGCACGCGGCTGAAGGCCGCCGAGGCGGCGGACATCCTGCGTCGCAGCGGCGCGCGGGTGCTGTTCAGCGTCGGCGAGTTCCTCGGCAGCTATTACCCCGAACTGCTCGACGGACAGGTCCTGGTCGATCTGGCGCAAACCGTCGTCATCGAAGAGGCGCGTGACGGTGACGCCAGTTGGGAGAACCTCCTCGCCGGCGCCGAAGCGGTACCCGACGCCGCGCTCGATGCGCGCATCGATGCGCTGGACGAGAACAGCCTCAGCGACCTGATGTTCACCTCCGGCACCACCGGCTATCCCAAGGGTGTGCTCTGCGCCCACGGGCAGAACCTGCGGCTGTTCGACAACTGGAGCGAGATCGTCGGCCTCGGCGCGGACGACCGCTACCTGATCGTCAACCCGTTCTTCCATGCCTTCGGCTTCAAGGCCGGCTGGCTGGCGGCGCTGATCCGTGGCGCGACCATCCTGCCGCAACGCACCTTCGAAGCCGAAACCGTATTGCGCCGCATCGAGCACGACCGCGTGACATTCCTGCCCGGTCCGCCGGCGCTCTACTCGGCCATGCTGGAACACCCGCGCCGCGCCGACTTCGACCTGTCGTCGCTGCGCGTGGCGGTCACCGGCGCGGCTTCTGTGCCGCCGGTGCTGGTACAGCGCATGGGCAGCGAACTGGGCTTCGCCAGCGTGCTCACCGCCTATGGCCTCACCGAGACCTGCGGCCTGGCGACCCTGTGCCGCCCGGGCGACGACGCGCAGACCGTGGCCAGCACCTGCGGCCGTCCCCTGGAGGGCATCGAGGTGCGCTGCGTGGACGCCGAGGGGCGGACAGTGCCCAGTGGCCAGGCGGGGGAAGTACTGATCCGTGGCTTCAACCTGATGCGTGGCTACTTCAACGATGCCGAGGCGACCGCCGAGGCCATCGATGCCGAGGGCTGGCTGCATACCGGTGACGTCGGCGTGCTCGACGAGCGCGGCTACCTGCGCATCACCGACCGCCTCAAGGACATGTTCATCGTCGGTGGCTTCAACTGCTACCCGGCGGAGGTGGAGCGCCTGCTGATGGAGCATCCCGGCGTGGCCCAGGCGGCGGTGATCGGCATTCCCGACGAGCGCCAGGGCGAGGTCGGCAAGGCCTTCGTGATCCCCCGTCCCGGCGCCAGTCTGGATGCCGAATCGCTGATCGCCTGGAGCCGCGAGCGCATGGCCAACTACAAGGTGCCGCGCTGCGTCGAACTGGTCGACAGCCTGCCGCTGAACGCTTCCGGCAAGGTCACCAAGGCGCTGCTGCGCGAGCGGGCGGCTGCGCCGGGCGTATAA
- a CDS encoding alkene reductase, producing MAGPLDTLFEPLQLGELQLANRIVMAPMTRSRADADDAPDALHARYYGQRADAGLIIAEGTYPSVNGKGYCRTPGIATPTQVAAWGRVNAAIGDQGAASRVLQLMHVGRAASHHNKPEGAETVAPSAITAHGSLYSDSHGMVPMDLPRALETAEIAGVIEEYRQAALNARAAGFDGVELHCSSGYLPMQFLLACSNQRRDGYGGSLTRRIRFVVETLEAMAAAIGAGRVGLRICPGNPYNDMQDDDPVATYGALLDAVDPLDLAYLQVSRSPQPDLDAFALARRHFRGGLILNDGFDGASAAQAIATGQGEAVSFARHYIANPDLVARLRAGLPLAGFDRATLYSTGERGFTDYPVFAADAEVQA from the coding sequence ATGGCCGGCCCCCTCGACACGCTCTTCGAACCGCTGCAGCTGGGCGAGCTGCAGCTGGCCAACCGCATCGTCATGGCGCCGATGACGCGCAGCCGCGCCGACGCCGACGACGCCCCCGACGCCTTGCACGCGCGCTACTACGGCCAGCGCGCCGACGCCGGGTTGATCATTGCCGAAGGCACCTACCCGAGCGTGAACGGCAAGGGTTACTGCCGCACGCCGGGGATCGCCACGCCGACGCAGGTCGCCGCTTGGGGCCGGGTCAACGCCGCCATCGGCGATCAGGGCGCGGCCAGCCGCGTGCTGCAGCTGATGCACGTCGGCCGCGCCGCCAGCCACCACAACAAGCCGGAAGGGGCCGAGACGGTGGCGCCTTCGGCCATCACTGCGCACGGCAGCCTGTACAGCGACAGCCACGGCATGGTGCCGATGGACCTGCCTCGCGCGCTGGAAACCGCCGAGATCGCCGGGGTGATCGAGGAATACCGGCAGGCCGCGCTGAACGCTCGTGCGGCTGGCTTCGACGGCGTTGAGCTGCACTGCAGCAGCGGCTACCTGCCGATGCAGTTCCTGCTGGCCTGCAGCAATCAGCGCAGGGACGGCTACGGCGGCTCGCTCACGCGGCGCATCCGCTTCGTGGTGGAAACCCTCGAAGCCATGGCCGCTGCCATAGGCGCCGGGCGCGTCGGCCTGCGCATCTGCCCGGGCAATCCCTACAACGACATGCAGGACGACGACCCGGTTGCCACCTACGGCGCGCTGCTGGATGCCGTCGATCCGCTGGACCTGGCCTACCTGCAGGTCAGCCGTTCGCCGCAGCCGGACCTGGACGCCTTCGCCCTGGCGCGCCGGCACTTCCGTGGCGGGCTGATCCTCAACGACGGCTTCGACGGCGCTAGCGCTGCGCAGGCCATTGCGACAGGGCAGGGCGAGGCGGTGTCGTTCGCCCGTCACTACATTGCCAATCCCGATCTGGTGGCGCGGTTGCGCGCCGGCCTGCCCCTTGCCGGGTTCGACCGCGCCACCCTCTACTCCACCGGCGAGCGGGGCTTCACCGACTACCCCGTGTTCGCCGCTGACGCGGAGGTGCAGGCATGA
- a CDS encoding nuclear transport factor 2 family protein, protein MNEMTVEARLDRLESLEQIRMLPAKYALALDMRDLDAWVGLFPEDVKVGKDQTGRAHLKAWIDDTLRLQFSTTSHHIGGHIIEFRDADNASGVVYSKNEHEAGPEWVTMQMLYWDDYQRIDGRWYFRRRLPCYLYASDQNRPPIGDKKMRWPGREPYDGSWHDLWPTWKAFWNAKPDDALPQVAEPAPLGQFLDTMRRGSSAPRVRVR, encoded by the coding sequence ATGAATGAAATGACCGTAGAAGCGCGCCTGGATCGCCTGGAGTCGCTGGAACAGATCCGCATGCTCCCGGCCAAGTACGCCCTGGCCCTGGACATGCGCGACCTCGACGCCTGGGTCGGGCTGTTCCCGGAAGACGTGAAGGTGGGCAAGGACCAGACCGGCCGCGCCCACCTCAAGGCCTGGATTGACGACACCCTGCGCCTGCAGTTCAGCACCACCTCGCACCACATCGGCGGGCACATCATCGAGTTCCGCGACGCCGACAACGCTAGCGGCGTGGTCTATTCGAAGAACGAGCACGAGGCCGGCCCGGAGTGGGTGACCATGCAGATGCTCTACTGGGACGACTACCAGCGCATCGACGGGCGCTGGTACTTCCGCCGGCGCCTGCCCTGCTACCTCTATGCCAGCGACCAGAACCGCCCGCCGATCGGCGACAAGAAGATGCGCTGGCCGGGCCGCGAGCCCTACGACGGCTCCTGGCACGACCTCTGGCCGACCTGGAAGGCGTTCTGGAACGCCAAGCCCGACGACGCCCTGCCGCAGGTCGCCGAGCCGGCGCCGCTGGGGCAGTTCCTCGACACGATGCGCCGGGGCTCCAGCGCGCCGCGCGTGAGGGTGCGCTGA
- a CDS encoding SDR family NAD(P)-dependent oxidoreductase — protein sequence MNIQLNSPASPVVVTGGASGIGLACAEALAAVGRPVAIWDLQAGKAEEVAAQLAQTHGVACLGVGVDLCDAAAITPALAATRAALGAPGGLVHAAGMVDQSGIDQLTAERWDRVLNVNLRAMALLVQEMLPDLRANPGSSVVGIASINATLGNGLIPAYSASKGGLLSLVRSLADALGADGIRVNSVSPGQILTPMVAPIAAANPGVFERRILLGRLGQPDEVARVVRFLLSDEASYINAAEIVVDGGNISSQR from the coding sequence ATGAACATTCAGCTGAACTCTCCCGCCAGCCCCGTCGTGGTCACCGGCGGCGCCTCCGGCATCGGCCTGGCCTGCGCCGAGGCGCTCGCCGCCGTCGGCCGTCCGGTGGCCATCTGGGACCTGCAGGCCGGCAAGGCCGAGGAAGTCGCCGCGCAACTGGCCCAGACCCACGGCGTGGCCTGCCTGGGCGTAGGCGTCGACCTCTGCGACGCCGCCGCCATCACGCCGGCCCTGGCCGCCACCCGCGCGGCCCTCGGTGCCCCCGGCGGCCTGGTGCACGCCGCCGGGATGGTCGACCAGAGCGGCATCGACCAGCTCACCGCCGAGCGCTGGGACCGCGTGCTCAACGTCAACCTGCGCGCCATGGCGCTGCTGGTGCAGGAGATGCTCCCGGACCTGCGCGCCAACCCCGGTTCCTCGGTGGTCGGCATCGCCTCCATCAACGCCACCCTGGGCAACGGCCTGATTCCCGCGTACAGCGCCTCCAAGGGCGGCCTGCTGTCGCTGGTGCGCTCGCTGGCCGACGCCCTGGGCGCCGACGGCATCCGCGTCAACTCGGTGTCGCCGGGGCAGATCCTCACCCCGATGGTCGCGCCGATCGCGGCGGCCAACCCTGGCGTCTTCGAGCGGCGCATCCTGCTCGGCCGCCTCGGCCAACCCGACGAGGTCGCCCGCGTGGTGCGCTTCCTGCTGTCCGACGAGGCCAGCTACATCAACGCCGCGGAGATAGTCGTCGATGGCGGCAACATCTCCTCGCAACGCTGA
- a CDS encoding SDR family NAD(P)-dependent oxidoreductase, with protein MTGRLQDKVALISGAGTGIGAAAAQLFAAQGARVMVCGRRREPLEAVVAQIRAQGGVADWVQADVTDEASVDNAVAVTVERFGQLDVMINNAVNYTWGMLSALETSEWHKCLRGSLDVAFFGTRAAFRAMQGRGGSIVNLGSVAGLLGSPGLSAYGAAKAGVLNFSRAVALEGAAQKIRVNVVIPGIVWSEGTREAMRSPQIAEGTARAVPLGRIGEPEEVANAILFLASDEASYITGQSLVVDGGKTCELNVGATDYTSATSTEIRAAAQEA; from the coding sequence ATGACTGGACGACTGCAAGACAAGGTGGCACTGATCAGCGGCGCCGGGACCGGCATCGGCGCGGCGGCGGCGCAGCTGTTCGCCGCCCAGGGCGCACGGGTGATGGTCTGCGGCCGCCGTCGCGAACCGCTGGAGGCGGTGGTGGCGCAAATCCGCGCGCAGGGCGGCGTGGCCGACTGGGTGCAGGCCGATGTCACCGACGAGGCCTCGGTGGACAACGCCGTGGCGGTGACCGTGGAGCGCTTCGGGCAGCTCGACGTGATGATCAACAACGCCGTGAACTACACCTGGGGCATGCTCTCCGCGCTGGAGACCTCCGAGTGGCACAAGTGCCTGCGCGGCAGCCTCGACGTGGCCTTCTTCGGCACCCGCGCGGCGTTCCGCGCCATGCAGGGCCGCGGCGGCTCCATCGTCAACCTCGGCTCGGTGGCCGGCCTGCTCGGCAGCCCGGGCCTCTCCGCCTATGGCGCGGCGAAGGCCGGGGTGCTCAATTTCAGTAGGGCGGTAGCCCTGGAAGGCGCGGCGCAGAAGATCCGCGTCAACGTGGTGATCCCCGGCATCGTCTGGAGCGAAGGCACCCGCGAGGCCATGCGCAGCCCGCAGATCGCCGAGGGCACCGCCCGCGCCGTGCCGCTGGGGCGCATCGGCGAGCCGGAGGAAGTGGCCAACGCCATCCTCTTCCTGGCCTCCGACGAAGCCTCCTACATCACCGGCCAGAGCTTGGTGGTGGACGGCGGCAAGACCTGTGAACTGAACGTGGGCGCCACCGACTACACCTCGGCGACCTCGACCGAAATCCGCGCAGCTGCCCAGGAGGCATGA
- a CDS encoding SDR family NAD(P)-dependent oxidoreductase: MKLKGKVALVTGAGSGMGRATAALFAEQGASVVLADIDGAAAESARQALPGSEGCMAAACDIAEADSVERLFAAVQERYGRLDVLVNNAGLGQVPGDGFEHYQQRLGERNAQLAAGQQPDVFTDMIVDLTDDGWRRILAINLDGAFYCSRAAVRLMIACGSRGSIVNVASLSALTGEGPLAYCASKAALLGLTKCLARDLGPRGIRVNSVCPGPTRTPMMQSISREWAQALERAIPLGRMLEPEEIAQTCLFLASDDSSAFTGQTLAASGGMLMH; the protein is encoded by the coding sequence ATGAAGCTCAAGGGCAAAGTCGCGCTGGTCACCGGCGCAGGCTCGGGCATGGGGCGCGCCACCGCCGCCCTGTTCGCCGAGCAGGGCGCCAGCGTGGTGCTGGCGGACATCGACGGCGCCGCCGCGGAAAGCGCGCGGCAGGCGCTGCCGGGCAGCGAAGGGTGCATGGCGGCGGCTTGCGACATCGCCGAAGCCGACTCCGTGGAGCGTCTATTCGCCGCGGTGCAGGAGCGCTACGGCCGGCTCGATGTGCTGGTCAACAACGCCGGCCTCGGCCAGGTGCCCGGCGACGGCTTCGAGCACTACCAGCAGCGTCTGGGCGAACGCAACGCGCAGCTTGCCGCCGGCCAGCAGCCGGACGTGTTCACCGACATGATCGTCGACCTCACCGACGACGGCTGGCGGCGCATCCTGGCGATCAACCTCGACGGCGCCTTCTACTGCAGCCGCGCGGCGGTGCGCCTGATGATCGCCTGCGGCAGCCGTGGCTCCATCGTCAACGTCGCCAGCCTGTCGGCGCTGACCGGCGAGGGGCCGCTGGCCTACTGCGCCTCCAAGGCGGCGCTGCTCGGGCTGACCAAGTGCCTGGCGCGCGACCTCGGGCCGCGCGGCATCCGCGTCAACAGCGTATGCCCGGGGCCGACCCGCACGCCGATGATGCAATCCATTTCCCGCGAGTGGGCGCAGGCCCTGGAGCGGGCGATTCCCCTGGGACGCATGCTGGAACCCGAGGAGATCGCGCAGACCTGCCTGTTCCTCGCCAGCGACGATTCCAGCGCTTTCACCGGACAAACCCTCGCCGCCAGCGGCGGCATGTTGATGCATTGA
- a CDS encoding Rieske 2Fe-2S domain-containing protein yields the protein MQSPIIATNATYPQRFARGWHCLGLAADYADGKPHRLDIFGTRLVAYRGEDGAIRILDGYCPHMGADLSGGHVQGNDVVCPFHHWQWGADGKCTSIPYCQRIPPRARVKAWPTLEENRLLFVWHDAEGGAPDPEVRIPRIEACFSPEWTEWRMRKMVINTNCRELVDNLADFAHFGPVHGSPASYFCNTFDGHIGYQMFQGEESELLGNGLRADSAYFGPAYHVTRMSAQTAEGNIDTLLLNCHVPIDQNSFELRYAVKVRKQPGLSDEQNEAIAEAYANQAHKSFFQDVEIWHGKCRVEKPLLCEGDGPVYQLREWYEQFYTDVAKLPAPTLKVFERRDGGWRQLDEVPEQARSQLHLI from the coding sequence ATGCAATCGCCGATCATCGCCACGAACGCGACCTACCCGCAGCGCTTCGCCCGCGGCTGGCACTGCCTGGGGCTTGCCGCCGACTATGCCGACGGCAAGCCGCACCGCCTGGACATCTTCGGCACCCGCCTGGTCGCCTACCGCGGCGAGGATGGAGCCATTCGCATCCTCGACGGCTACTGCCCGCACATGGGCGCCGACCTCAGCGGCGGCCACGTGCAAGGCAACGACGTGGTCTGCCCGTTCCACCACTGGCAGTGGGGCGCCGACGGCAAGTGCACGTCCATTCCCTATTGCCAGCGCATTCCGCCGCGCGCCCGGGTCAAGGCCTGGCCGACCCTGGAAGAGAACCGCCTGCTGTTCGTCTGGCATGACGCCGAGGGCGGCGCGCCGGATCCGGAAGTGCGGATCCCGCGCATCGAGGCCTGCTTCTCGCCGGAGTGGACCGAGTGGCGCATGCGCAAGATGGTAATCAACACCAACTGCCGCGAGCTGGTGGACAACCTCGCCGACTTCGCGCACTTCGGCCCGGTGCACGGCTCGCCGGCCAGCTACTTCTGCAACACCTTCGACGGCCACATCGGCTACCAGATGTTCCAGGGCGAGGAGAGCGAGCTGCTGGGCAACGGCCTGCGCGCCGACAGCGCCTACTTCGGCCCGGCCTACCACGTCACCCGGATGAGCGCGCAAACCGCCGAGGGCAACATCGACACCCTGCTGCTCAACTGCCACGTACCCATCGACCAGAACAGCTTCGAGCTGCGCTATGCGGTCAAGGTACGCAAGCAGCCCGGGCTGAGCGACGAGCAGAACGAGGCCATCGCCGAGGCCTATGCCAACCAGGCGCACAAGTCGTTCTTCCAGGACGTCGAGATCTGGCACGGCAAGTGCCGCGTCGAGAAGCCGCTGCTGTGCGAAGGCGACGGCCCGGTGTACCAGCTGCGCGAGTGGTACGAGCAGTTCTACACCGACGTCGCCAAGCTGCCGGCGCCGACCCTCAAGGTCTTCGAGCGCCGCGACGGCGGTTGGCGCCAGCTCGACGAAGTACCCGAGCAGGCCCGCAGTCAGCTGCACCTGATCTGA
- a CDS encoding helix-turn-helix transcriptional regulator, translated as MHGTDISPDDLSRLIDRIYEGAAEAVPWQQSLESLRSALRASYATLILRPAKPGDPGFMVNAGAISSGALDAYESTYYALDPFIALPVDEVHTVAEILGEAGWRESAFYQQFNAPLDIFHILGADLADAGGDCRLRICRPHGAPAFDAADKAFCARLLPHFKRALRLHGRLERSEVERRLYASAVERMRIGTLILDSRQQVLESNQAACELLAAGDGLFLLDGCLQASVRRDDLALQRLIAQASRERQGGGPQVAEAITLARPSGRAALGVVVQSLPGRNPAEGKQAQVAVFLRDPEQTASVPQQSLRQLFGFTPAEAALAAQLANGLSLEDASLRLNISRNTAKAHLRSIFGKAGVNRQSELACVLHSSVAFLCAEKPGE; from the coding sequence ATGCACGGCACCGACATCTCCCCGGACGACCTGAGCCGGCTGATCGACCGGATCTACGAGGGCGCCGCCGAGGCCGTCCCCTGGCAGCAGAGCCTGGAATCCCTGCGCAGCGCGCTGCGGGCCAGCTACGCGACCCTGATCCTGCGCCCGGCAAAACCGGGCGATCCGGGCTTCATGGTCAACGCCGGCGCGATCTCGAGCGGCGCCCTGGACGCCTACGAAAGCACCTACTACGCCCTCGATCCCTTCATCGCCCTGCCGGTGGACGAGGTGCACACGGTGGCGGAGATCCTCGGCGAGGCAGGCTGGCGCGAGTCGGCCTTCTACCAGCAGTTCAACGCGCCGCTCGACATCTTCCATATCCTCGGCGCCGACCTCGCCGATGCCGGCGGCGATTGCCGCCTGCGCATCTGCCGGCCGCATGGCGCGCCGGCCTTCGACGCCGCCGACAAGGCTTTCTGCGCGCGGCTGCTGCCGCACTTCAAGCGGGCACTGCGCCTGCACGGCCGGCTGGAACGCAGCGAAGTGGAACGCCGCCTGTACGCCTCGGCGGTCGAACGCATGCGCATCGGCACCCTGATCCTGGACAGCCGCCAGCAGGTCCTCGAAAGCAACCAGGCGGCCTGCGAACTGCTGGCCGCCGGGGATGGCCTGTTCCTGCTCGACGGTTGCCTGCAGGCCAGCGTACGGCGCGACGACCTGGCCCTGCAGCGGCTGATCGCGCAGGCCAGCCGGGAACGCCAGGGCGGCGGCCCGCAGGTCGCCGAGGCAATCACCCTGGCCCGCCCTTCCGGCCGCGCCGCGCTGGGCGTGGTGGTGCAGAGCCTGCCCGGCCGCAATCCGGCCGAAGGCAAGCAGGCCCAGGTAGCGGTCTTCCTGCGCGATCCGGAGCAGACCGCCAGCGTGCCGCAGCAGTCGCTGCGCCAGCTGTTCGGCTTCACCCCGGCCGAAGCGGCGCTGGCGGCGCAACTGGCCAACGGCCTGTCACTGGAGGATGCGAGCCTGCGCCTGAACATCAGCCGCAACACGGCCAAGGCGCACCTGCGCTCGATCTTCGGCAAGGCCGGGGTCAACCGGCAGAGCGAGCTGGCCTGCGTCCTGCACAGCAGCGTGGCCTTCCTTTGTGCGGAGAAGCCTGGCGAGTGA
- a CDS encoding FadD3 family acyl-CoA ligase: MTCPLSAPTIPHLLAAAAASFADLPAIEEGAQRLSYRQLDAARRQAARALLALGLEQGERVALWAPNAWEWIVAATALQSVGAVLVPLNTRMKGAEAGLVLRESGASLLFVIGEFLGTDYPALLDHEDLPDLRQRIILRGERDGCLGWETFLTLAEGVPESELAERESALSEDDLCDLLFTSGTTGKPKGVMTAHGQNLRLVRDWSEMVGLREGDRYLIVNPFFHSFGYKAGWLAALMRGCCILPQQVFDVPVLLERIARERVTVLPGPPTLYQSLLAHPQRDAHDLSSLRVAVTGAAAVPVEMVRRMRSELGFQTIVTAYGLTETCGFVTICRPGDDAETVATTSGRAFPGIEVRCADEQGRAVPAGQPGEVQVRGYNLMRGYFNNPEATAEAIDAEGWLHTGDVGVLDERGYLRITDRLKDMFINGGFNVYPAEIEQAILGYPGVAQAAVIGIPDERLGEVAMAFLLPAPGQRIDLDAFLAWCRERMANYKAPRRAMLLDALPLNAAGKVTKDALRKMAQSPA, translated from the coding sequence ATGACCTGCCCGCTTTCCGCCCCGACCATCCCTCACCTGCTGGCCGCCGCGGCGGCGAGCTTCGCCGACCTGCCGGCCATCGAGGAAGGCGCCCAGCGCCTGAGCTATCGCCAGCTCGACGCCGCACGCCGCCAGGCCGCGCGCGCCCTGCTGGCGCTGGGCCTGGAGCAGGGCGAGCGGGTCGCGCTCTGGGCGCCGAATGCCTGGGAGTGGATAGTCGCGGCCACCGCGCTGCAGAGCGTGGGCGCCGTGCTGGTGCCGCTGAACACCCGCATGAAGGGCGCCGAGGCGGGCCTGGTGCTGCGCGAGAGCGGCGCCAGCCTGCTGTTCGTGATCGGTGAATTCCTCGGCACCGATTACCCGGCGCTGCTCGACCACGAGGACCTGCCGGACCTGCGCCAGCGCATCATCCTGCGCGGCGAGCGCGACGGCTGCCTGGGCTGGGAAACCTTCCTGACCCTGGCCGAGGGCGTGCCCGAGTCGGAGCTGGCCGAGCGCGAGTCGGCGCTGAGCGAAGACGACCTCTGCGACCTGCTGTTCACCTCCGGCACCACCGGCAAGCCCAAGGGCGTGATGACCGCCCACGGGCAGAACCTGCGCCTGGTGCGCGACTGGAGCGAAATGGTCGGCCTGCGCGAGGGCGACCGCTACCTGATCGTCAACCCGTTCTTCCACAGCTTCGGCTACAAGGCCGGCTGGCTGGCGGCGCTGATGCGCGGCTGCTGCATCCTGCCGCAGCAGGTGTTCGACGTGCCGGTGCTGCTCGAACGCATCGCCCGCGAGCGGGTGACCGTGCTGCCCGGTCCGCCCACGCTCTACCAATCGCTGCTCGCCCATCCGCAGCGCGACGCCCATGACCTGAGCTCGCTGCGCGTGGCCGTCACGGGCGCCGCCGCGGTGCCGGTGGAGATGGTCCGGCGGATGCGCAGCGAGCTGGGCTTCCAGACCATAGTCACCGCCTACGGCCTCACCGAGACCTGCGGCTTCGTCACCATCTGCCGTCCCGGCGACGACGCGGAAACCGTCGCCACCACCAGCGGCCGCGCCTTCCCCGGCATCGAGGTGCGTTGCGCGGACGAGCAGGGGAGGGCCGTGCCGGCCGGGCAACCGGGCGAAGTGCAGGTGCGCGGCTACAACCTGATGCGCGGCTACTTCAACAACCCCGAGGCGACTGCCGAGGCCATCGACGCCGAGGGCTGGCTGCACACCGGGGATGTCGGCGTACTCGACGAGCGCGGCTACCTGCGCATCACCGACCGCCTCAAGGACATGTTCATCAACGGCGGCTTCAACGTGTACCCGGCGGAGATCGAGCAGGCCATCCTCGGCTACCCGGGCGTGGCCCAGGCGGCGGTGATCGGCATCCCCGACGAGCGCCTGGGCGAGGTGGCCATGGCCTTCCTGCTGCCGGCGCCGGGGCAGCGCATCGACCTCGACGCCTTCCTCGCCTGGTGCCGCGAGCGCATGGCCAACTACAAGGCGCCGCGTCGGGCCATGCTGCTCGACGCGCTGCCGCTGAACGCCGCCGGCAAGGTGACCAAGGATGCCCTACGCAAAATGGCCCAAAGCCCCGCATAA